Proteins from a single region of Pseudomonas sp. BSw22131:
- a CDS encoding IS3 family transposase has protein sequence MIEGAGQGLSVRHKCRVLGVPRSTYYALRRPKPPRRIDRQLEIKIRGLHKDHRGALGSRGFAKALKIEGFVIGRHRMRGLMKSLGLVRRKAQYKHYRRVTKPSSVAPNVLKRRFNPARPNTFWAGDITYIRVGGSWLYLAVVMDLFSRRIVGWAFSRTADTELSLRALRLAVGMRRPSPELVFHSDQGCQYTADRFVAYLREKKIVQSMSRRGNCWDNAVVERYFRSQKHDWSPENGYTNHFEAERDVMDFIAHYNHRRCHTAAKNLPPAIFEKLAA, from the coding sequence ATGATCGAGGGCGCGGGACAAGGTTTATCGGTTCGCCACAAATGTCGTGTGCTGGGTGTGCCCCGCAGCACCTATTACGCCCTGCGCCGCCCCAAGCCTCCAAGGCGCATTGATCGACAGCTTGAAATCAAAATCCGTGGTTTGCACAAAGACCACCGTGGCGCGTTGGGCAGCCGTGGCTTTGCCAAAGCGCTGAAGATCGAGGGTTTCGTAATCGGGCGCCATCGCATGCGCGGTTTGATGAAGAGCCTCGGGCTGGTCAGGCGTAAAGCGCAGTACAAGCATTATCGTCGTGTGACAAAGCCGTCCAGTGTTGCGCCGAATGTGCTCAAGCGCCGCTTCAACCCAGCACGGCCTAATACATTTTGGGCGGGCGATATCACGTACATAAGGGTCGGGGGCAGTTGGTTGTACCTGGCGGTCGTGATGGATCTTTTCTCACGCAGAATCGTTGGCTGGGCGTTTTCGAGAACAGCCGATACCGAGCTGTCGTTGCGGGCATTGAGGTTGGCAGTGGGGATGCGCAGGCCTTCCCCGGAACTGGTTTTTCACTCGGACCAGGGATGTCAGTACACCGCTGATCGATTTGTGGCCTATCTGAGGGAGAAGAAGATCGTGCAAAGCATGAGTAGACGCGGAAACTGCTGGGACAACGCCGTGGTGGAGCGTTATTTCAGATCACAGAAGCACGACTGGTCACCTGAAAATGGTTACACCAATCACTTTGAGGCAGAGCGGGACGTGATGGATTTTATTGCACACTACAACCATCGTCGTTGCCACACTGCCGCAAAGAACCTGCCGCCTGCTATTTTCGAAAAGCTGGCGGCCTAA
- a CDS encoding transposase, with the protein MGFRVVSAEEKAEAIRLVVEMKYSIPKACEQTGVGPTALRRWVWRWRKEQIGAAQTARPQDQDLIDSLQARLALLEAENDVLKKQLPSHLKVLFGRRP; encoded by the coding sequence ATGGGATTTCGGGTCGTCAGCGCTGAAGAAAAGGCCGAGGCAATACGCTTGGTCGTCGAGATGAAATACTCAATACCCAAGGCATGCGAGCAGACAGGCGTTGGGCCCACTGCACTGCGGCGATGGGTTTGGCGATGGCGCAAGGAGCAGATAGGAGCGGCGCAAACCGCACGCCCGCAAGATCAGGATCTGATCGATTCGTTGCAGGCCAGACTTGCGCTGCTGGAGGCCGAAAATGATGTCCTAAAAAAGCAGTTGCCCTCTCATCTAAAGGTGCTGTTTGGCCGAAGACCATGA